The genomic stretch TGAGCCCCGGCCTCTCGACCGTCGCGAACGCCACGGCGGGCAACAACGTCAACCTCGGGACGATCACCCGGAACGCCGGGGGCCTCCTCAATGTCTCCTCGGTCACCGGGACGACGAAGGCCGGCAACGGCAACACGAACGGGATCCTCGGCGCGTGGGCGACCGTCGGGAGCGGCTCCTCCCTCCGCTACGCCACCGTCACCGGCGGCAACATCGCCTCCTACACCGGCGCGACGGCGGCGACGACGAACATGGGGAACATCAGCAGCGCGACGACGAACTACAGCTTCACCGCCAACGTCTCCCAGATCCTCGGCAACGTCACCGCGAACACCATCACCTACACCGGCACGGGCGGCAACTGGACCAACGCCCTCAGCGCGGCGAACCTCAACGGCCTCATGAACGCGGGGACGGGGGCGCTGACCCTGAACTTCACGACCCTCGGCGCGATCAACATCGGGACGACCGCCGCCGCCGGGAACAGCGAGCTGGTCGTCACCACGAACGACCAGACCCTCACGATCAACGCCACGATCAACAACTACACCTTCAACACCGGCTCCCTCACCCTCGGCAGCGTCGGCAACGGCACCATCGTCCTCGGCAACTCGAACAACTACACCGGCGGGACGACGATCACCTCCGGCACGGTCCAGCTCGGGAACGCGGGCGCGCTCAGCAGCGGCACCGTCACCCTCGCGGGCGGCACCCTCCAGGGGGCGACCGGCGCGGGGCTCACGATCTCGAACAGCCTCGTCGTCACCGGGGGCCTCAGCGCGATCTCGAGCAGCGTCGCCACCTCGGTCCTCCTCACCGGGGCGATCAGCGGCAGCGGCACCCTCGCCACCGAGGGGGCGGGCGCGGCGGGCGCGATGGTCGGCTTCACCAACACCAGCGTCGGCGGCTACAGCGGCTTCACCGGCACCCTCCTCTTCAGGACGGCGGGCCAGGAAAACTGGTCCTTCGGCTCGGGCAACACGATCGCCGCGACGTTCGACTTCTCCAACGCCACCCTCGTCATGGACGGCTCGGCCTCGACCCGCACCGTCGGCTTCTACGGGGCGAGCGCGAACCAGGTCCTGAAGCTCGGCGAGCTCTCCGGCGGCGGCACGATCATCGGCTCGACCTCCGGGACGAACACCCTCTCCGTCGGCTACCTCGGGACCGACTCGGTCTTCGCCGGGGCGATCGGCGTCACCGGGGGCAACAAGGACAACATCGCCCTCACGAAGGAAGGGGCCGGGACGCTGGTCCTCTCCGGGGCGAACGTCTACACCGGCTCGACCTCGGTGAACACCGGGACCCTCCAGGTCGGCAACGGGACCTCGGGCTCGATCGGGGCGACCTCCTCGGCGACCGTCGCCGCCGGGGCGACCCTCTCCTTCGACATGGCGAACGGGTCGACTTTCTCCAAGGCGATCGTGAATTCCGGCACGGTGGCGGGGGTCGAGGACCCGGGAGTCACGAACACCCTCTCCGGCGTCGTCAGCGGCACCGGCGGCCTCACCCAGGCGGGCGCGGGGACGACGGTCCTGACCGGGACCGACACCTACACGGGGGCGACCTCGGTGAGCGCCGGAACCCTCCAGGTCGGCAACGGGACCAGCGGTTCCGTCGCCGCCACGGCCTCGGTCTCCGTCGCGAGCGGGGCGACGGTCGCCTTCGACATGGCGAACGGCTCGACCCTCTCCAAGGCGATCTCGAACTCGGGCTCGGTCGTCGGTGCCGAAGGGGCGGGGATCACGAACACCCTCTCCGGCGTCGTCAGCGGCAGCGGGGCCTTCACCCAGACCGGCGCGGGGACGACGGTCCTCTCCGGGGCGAACACCTACACCGGCGGCACGACGATCCAGGCGGGCAAGGTCACCCTCGGCAACGCGGCAGGCCTCGGCGCCTCGGCCAACGCCCTCACGATCCTCGGCGGCGCCACCCTCGACCTCTCCGGGAACAGCGCGGTGGTCGGTGCCCTCTCCGGGAGCGGCGGCGGCAGCGCCCTCCTCATGAACAGCAGCGCGGCGACTCCGGCGACCCTCGCCGCCTCCTCGGTCAATCCGGGCGGCGCGCTGACGGTCGGCACGCTCACCGTCGGCGGCGTCTCCGACACGGCGAAGACGACCCTCGCCCTCACGAACGCGGTCCTGAACTTCGACCTCGCCGGGGCGGGGAGCAACGACAAGATCGTCCTCAACGGCAAGGGCGCGGTGACCTTCACCACCTCGCAGCTCGCCCTCACGGGAACGATCGCGGCGGGGAACTACACCTTCGTCACGGCGGCGAACAACGCCTCGGGGATCTTCTACAACACGAACCTCGCCAACGACCTGGGCCTCACCGCCTCCTCGATCGCGACCCTCGCCTCCCTCGGCCTCGCCGGGACCCTCTCCCAGGTTCCCGACGGGACCGGCTACGACATCACCCTCTCGATCACCGCCGTCGCGGTTCCCGAGCCCGGCACGTGGATGCTGATGGGAATGGGCCTCGCCTTCCTCGGCCTGGCCGCCGCCCGCCGCCGCCGGATGGCGTAGGGCGGGGAGAAGATTAGATGCGCTCGAGGGCGAGGCGGCGGCGGATGGCCATCGCCAGGAAGAGCGCCCCGCCGCCGAGGAGGACGACGGTGGAGGGCTCCGGCACGGAGAGGACCGTCAGCGTGATGCCGCCGCCCGCGCCGTAGTTGATCCGGAGGACGTCGCTGCCGAGGGTGAACGTCGAGCCGTCGGCGAGGGTCGTCGTCGTGCCGTTGAGGCTGGCGAAGAGGCCCGAGACGGCCGTCGTGCCGGTGACGATGTTGAAGGCGTCGTTCACGCTCGCGGCGTAGTTGAGGGTCAAGGTCAGGTCGGTGCCGGTTCCGATGGTGAGGAGGTTGGTCCCCATCGCCAGCTGGCTGTAGCCGCTCCCCGCCGTCGTCCCGGCGAGGATGAAGGAGAGGGCCGAGCCCGAGGTCGTCGTCACCGCGCCGGTCGCGGTGAGGGAGTAGCGGCTCGCGTTCGTCGAGTCGTTCGCGTCGCCGACCTGGAGGATGCCGAAGTTCCCGACGTTCGTCTTGTAGATCGAGCCCGCGCCGCCGTAGGTCGCCTTGTTGGAGGCGTTGACGCCGGAGACCGTCGCCGTGCTGGCGCTGATCGAGCCGGTGCCGTTCAGGAGGAGCGCGCCCGCGCTGACCGTCGTCGCGCCGGTGTACGTGTTGGTCCCCTTCAGGATCTGGGTCCCCGCGCCGGTCTTCGTGATTCCCACGTAGTTACCCCCGACGGTGAAGCCGTTGTTCGAGGCGGTGCCGATGTTGCCCTGGAAGGTCTGGGTCCCCGAGGCAAGGTTGATGGTGTCGATGGCGACGGTCGTGAGGTCGTTGGTCACGTAGGTTCCCGCCTGGCCGGTGAGGCCGGCGAAGGTCTGGCCGTACCGGGTGTCGAAGATGCCGGCTTCGATGTCCATGAGGGACGAGGTGGAAAAGGCGTTCACCGCATTCGCGTAGACGATGCCGAGGCCGACGTTGGCACTGGTTCCGGCGGGGGAAATGTTGATGGTCGTCGTGCCGGTGATGTTGATCATCCCCGTGCTGTTGAAGCCCCAGTAGCCGGGGCCGGAGGTCGTCGACGACGCGCCGCTGATGACCAGGTTGCCCGCGCCGTTGAACTTCGTGGTGGAGAGCAGGTAGGCGCCCAAGGTGCTCCCGGCCACATTTCCACCGTAGACGTTGTTCAGGTAGAACGTTCCGCCCGAGCCGATGTTGACCGTTCCCTTGATGCCTGCCCCCGTGCCGGAGTAGGCGGTGCCGGAGTCGAGGTTGAACGTCGCCCCCGCGGCGACGTAGGTGCCGCTGGAGAGGCCGGTGCTGCCCGCCGTGAGGCTTCCCGAGACGAGTTCGAGCGTCCCCGCGCTGATCGAGGTGACCCCCGAGAGGGTTCCCGAGTCGATGAGGAGGGTTCCCCCGCTGACCGTGACGGTGCCCGTCAGGTTCGCCGAGACGACTTCGAGCGTTCCCGCGCTGACCGTGGTGGTACCCGTCCAGTTGCCGACGGCGATCGACTGGGTGCCGGTCCCGGTCTTGTTCACGGTCACGTTCGCGGAGCGGGCGGTATCGGCGATCGCGGTGCCGAGGAGATTGGCCGACTTGCCGACCGTGCCGCTGTAGGTGTAGCTGCCGGTGCCGTTCAGCGTCAGGATCGTGCCGCTGGCGGCGGAGTCGGAGGTGATGGCGCCGCCGGTTCCGTTGATGCCGCCCATGGTCATGCTTTGGCGGACTTCGACGTAGCCCGAGTTGACGGTCAGCGTCCCGATGTTCACCGCGTTGGGCGTCGGGGTGGTGGTGGGGGCGCCGATGAAGACGGTGCCGACGTACCAGCTCGCCGCGCTGGCCGAGCCCTGGGTCAGGTTGATGGTCAGGGAGCTTTCCGTGTTGGTGCCGTTCAGGTTGAAGTAGGAGGTTCCGAAGCCGCTGATCGTCACGTTGCCGGAACCCGAGAGGGCCGAGGTGTTCGATTCGTTGGTCGACGTGCTGTTGCTGAAGACGAGGTTCGATCCGGTGCCGACGGCGATCGCCTGGCTGACATAGGTGCCCGCCCCGGTCGTGCCGACGTTGGCGAACTGAAGGGTGCTGCCGCCGATAACACTGTAGCCGCCGGTGGCGGTCGGGAGCACCCCGAGCGTCAGCGTTCCCGTTCCTGCCACGGTGAAGCCGCTGGTACCCGCCAGAGAGGCGTTGATCGTGGCGTTCTGGTTCATGACGAGCGTCGGCGTCGGCCCGGCCAGGGTGATCGCGGAGCCGGTGATCGTGTAACCCGCCGTGTCGAAGATGATCCCGCTCGCCGTCATCCCTCCTGTGGAGGTCACGGTCCCGGCCGTCCCGGCAAAGTCGGCGACATCGCCGTTGATCCAGGGAGTGATATTGGCAATGTCGCCATTCACTGCCGTATTCCAAGTTCCGTTGGTGCCGCTATCCCACGTGCCGCTTCCGCCTGTCCCCAAGGCACCGAAATAAAGGGTCGACTGGGCTTTCGCCTGGGTGGCGGGAAGCACCAGGGAAAGGCTCAGGAGGGCGAGGGAGAGGAGGTTATATTGTTTATTCATAACGAACGTATGAGGTGGAGTGGGGGCGTTGGCTTACAGTGCACTTTATCGCATCCGTGTTTCTTTCCATAAGAGACGAATGCGAATGATAATGGGACTTTTACGCAAACCGAAAATCGCCAGAGAAGGCGCTGCGCCCGATCGAATCGGGCTTTCAGATCGAATTCTCTAGAATATTTATCAATAGCAATCGCTATTTTCCAGCAAAAAATCAATGCGCGGCCGGGGTCGCGGCGAGGGCGCGGAGGAGGTTGTCGACGGCAAAATCCATCGCGCGGTCGATGCTCTCGGCGGTGAAGCCGCCGATGTGGGGGGAGGCGATGACGCGGGGATGGGCGGCGAGGGACCAGTCCTGCGGCGGCTCCCCGTCGAAGACGTCGAGGGCGAGGGCGGCGATCCCTCCGGAATCGAGCGCGGCGGCGATGGCGGCCGGATCGATGAGGTCGAAGCGGGCGGTGTTGACCAGGAAGACCCCCTTCTTCATTCCGGCAAGGGCCGCCGCGTCGATCAGGGGGCGGTGGCCGGGAAGGGGGGGGCAGTGGAGGGTGACGACGTCGGCGGCGGCGAGGAGTTCCGGCAGCGGGGCGAAGCGGAAATCGGGCGAGGGGCGGTAGGAGGCGTCGGGATAGAGGTCCTGGGCGATCACTTTCATCCCGATCCCGAGCGCCATCCCCGAGACGAGGCGGCCGATCCGGCCGCAGCCGACGACGCCGAGGGTCTTCCCCTCCAGCTCGATGCCGTTCGCCCGTTCCCACTTCCGCTCCTTCATCCGGGCGTCGGTGACGGGGAGCCCCCGCGCGAGGGCGAAGAGGAAGCCGATGGTCAGCTCGGCGACGCCGCGGGCGTTGGCCCCCTCGGCGCGGAGGAGGGCGATGCCTCGGGCCTGCGCGGCCTCGGTGTCGACATTGTCGATCCCGGTCCCGTTCCGGCTGATGGCGCGGAGCCGGGAGGCGGCGGCGAGGACGCGGGCCGAAACGGGCTCGACCCCGGCGAGGTAGCCCTCGCAGGCGGGGAGGAGCTCCAGGAGCTCGGCCTCGCTCGGCTGGCGTCCGGCCGGCCCGAGGACGACCTCGTGCCCCGCCGCCCGGAGGCGGTCGAGGGAGGGATGGCCGCTCCGGGTGACGGAGCGGGGGGTGACGAGGATGCGGCCCATGGCGCGTGGGGGGGGGAGGGTCCGGAAGGGGGGGTTACTCGATCACGACCTGGCCGCCGCGGTCGAAAGCCCGCTTCGGGAAGCCTTCCTTTTCGATGTCGCCGTAATTGTGCCCGGCGTCGCCCGGATAGACGCAGAAGCTGATCAGCGGCTCGCTCCCGGTGTTGATCGAGCGGTGGCCCCAGTAGGGCGGGACGTAGACCATCCGGCCCGGGGCGAAGCGTTCCCACCGGCACTGGCCGTCGGAGGTCTTCATCATCATCAGGCCCTCGCCGCGCAGGGCGAGGTAGATCTCCCCGGTGTTGACCCGGGAATGGTAGTGGCCCTTCGTCATGAAGTACTCGTCGCCGACCTTGCCGGCCTGGAGCTTGCTGATGCAGTACATCAGGTGGCCGTATTCGTGCGGGACGGGGACCTCGAAGACCTCGTAGTGGAGGGGGTTGCCGTCGGCGACGAGGCGGTCGAAGGCGGCCTGGTCCTGGTAGTGGCCCTTCATGTCGGAGGCGCGGCGGACGAGGTGGTCCTTCGGTTCCTTCATGATTCCGGCGACCAGGTCGAAGTCGACGGCGAAGGGATCGATGAAGCGGGTCTCGGGATGGAGTTCGATGGCGGGCATGGGAGTGGGTTGGGTGGGTGGGAGAGGGATCAGCGGGCTTCCTTGGCGATCTCGGAGAGGCGGTCGAAGACGGGGCCGCGCGGGGGGATCTCCGCGTCGAAGACGTCGGCGATGACGCGGGTCCAGCCGTGGATGAAGTAGATCCAGCCGTCCTCGACGAAGAGCGAGCGGCTCTTTTCCTGGGCCCGGGCCTGGTCGAGGAAGACGAGGTTGCCGCGGTAGTTGAATTCCCAGACATAGGCCCGCTCCGGGAAGACGACGGCGTCGGTGAGGGGGGAGCCGGGGGCGTCCTTGCCGAGGCCGGTGCCGTTCACGATCAGGGAGCCGGGCGGGAGCTTCGCGACGAGGGCGTCGCTCATCTCGGCCTGGGGGACGTGGTGGATGAGGAGCTCGACGGGGGTGTGCCAGCCCGCGTGGACCTGGCGGAGGTGGTGGAGGCGGGGCGTGCTCCGGTTGGCGACATGGATGCGGCGGGGCTTGTTGGCGCCGTGGCGTTCCTGCACCAGGTGCCAGGCGAGGGCGACGGCGGAGCCGCCCGCGCCGAGGATGAGGACCTCGGCCTCGGGGTTCTTGATCCAGTAGTCGGCGGGGAGGAAGGCCTCCAGGGCGAGGCCGCTGCTGAAGGGATCGACCGCGCGGCCCAGGATGCGGCCGTCGCGCTTGTAGATGCTGCTCACCTCGCCGAGGGCGTCGGAGAAGGCGTCGATCTCGTCGAACTGGTCGCGGCAGGCGGCGCAGAGGTCGAGCTTGTGGGTGGTGACGAGCGCGCCCCGGGAGAAGGGGTCGTTCTTGATGAAGTCGACGGCGGCGCGGTAGTTCTCCGCCGTGTCGTGGAGCTTGAAGTCGATGCCGCGGAGCTGGCAGTCGCCCAGCCCGAGGGCCTGGGCCCAGAGGGGAAAGATGCGGTTGATCGACGACTTCGCGGTGGTGACGCCGATGAAGTACATGGTCGGCTTGTCTGCGGGGGGGTAGGCACTCATGGGAAAATCGAGGATGGGGTGGAGGGGGTTTCGGGGAAATGAAGGTTTGCGCAATTAAATGGTATAAATGCGAAAGCGAGGAAGCGGGCTCACGAAGCCGCGCTCCAGCCGTGGAGCGCGTCGAGGAGCGCCGCGTAGCGGCCGATGCGGGCCTCGCCCAGCGCGGCGATCCGGGGATCGGCGGCGGGCCGGGTGCGGGCGCCGAGGACGGTCCAGCAGTCGGCGGCGGTGGCGAGGGCGGGGAAGAGCCCGACGCCGTGCCCGGCGAGGAGGGCGGCCCCGACGGGGGCGCCCCCGGCGCGGGCGATGCCGACGACGTCGGCGCGGAGGCGGTCGGCCTTGATCCGGTTCCACGGCGCGCTCTTCTCGCCGCCGCCGGTGATGCGGATTTCGCCGATCTCGAAGCCAGGCAGGAGCGCCCGGAGCGCCCGCCGGTACAGGCCGTATTCGAGCGCGACGCCCTCGAGCATCGAGCGGAAGAGGGTTCCCTCCGAGGCGTCCCAGCCGAGCCCGACCCAGCCGCCCCGCAGCGCGGGCCAGTTCGGCGAGACCCGCCCGCCGAGGTGGGGGACGAAGAACGGGAGGGAGGCGTCGCGCAAGGGATCGGCGTCGGCGACCTCGGGGAGGCGGTTCAGTTCCTCGAAGGAAAGGCGGCCCTTGAGGATCGTCCCGCGGAACCATTCGAGGTTCTGCCCGCCGCCATTCACGTAGGCGTAGGGATGCCAGAGGCCGGGGACGACGGAGGGGCCGCAGCCGAGGGTCCGCGAGGGATCGGCGATGAACTCCGAGGTCGTCGCGGCGAAGACCGAGGCCGTCCCGGCCACGTCGACGCAGATCCCCTCGCGGGTCGCGCCGCAGGAAAGGAAGCTGGCGGCGGTGTCGCCGCAGCCCGCCACGACGGGGAGCCCTTCGGGGAGGCCCGAGGCCCGGGCGGCCTCGGACGAGATCCGGCCGACGACCTCGTGGGGGGCGACGATCCGCGGAAGCTTCCCTGGATCGATCCCGAAGCGGGCGCAAAGGTCCGCGTCCCACGCGCGGCGGCGGGTGTCGGCGTAGCCGGAAAAGTGGAGGTAGGTGGCGTCGATGAAGGCCTCCGCGCCGTCGAGGCCGCAGAGCCGCATCGCGACGTAGCCGCCGGGCTGGACGAAGGCGTGGATGCGGGCGTAGGCCTCGGGCCGGGTCTGCTTCCACCAGAGGATCTTCGGGCCGTGGTTGAAGCTCGGGGCGTTGCCGGTCTTCCCCAGGATCTCGTCGCCCGCCTCGCGGCTCATCTCGACGATCTGGGCGCTGCACCGGGTGTCGAGCCACGAGTCGTACGGGGTGACGGCGCGGCCCGCGCGGTCGATGCCGAGGACCCCCGCCATCTGCCCGGCGATGCCGAGCGCGGCGACGTCCCGGCCCGGCTCCCCCGCCTTGGCGAGGCACTCGGCGACAACCTCGAGGGCCGAGGTGTACTGGAATTCGGGGTCCTCCTCGACCGTCCCGGGCTCGGGCCGCAGGGGACGGGAGGGGCGGAACGCCTCGGCGAGGCAGAGGCCGTCGGCGGTGTAGAGCGCCGCCTTGACCCCCTGGGTGCCGATGTCGATGCCGACGAGCGACGCCATGGTCTTGGTTTTCTGGGGTGGCCGGGCCGCCCGTTAGTTGAACGAGATGGCGGTCTTCAGCCCGCCGGTCCGGCTCACGGCCCCGGCGAAGGCCTTCTGGATCTCGCCGAGGGGGTAGGTCGCGGTGACGAGGTCATCGACGACGAGGAGGCCGTCGGCGATCAGGGCGAGGGTTTTCTGGAACTGCCGGAGGCTCTGCCGGGTCGTCCCGGTGACGAGGAGCTGCTTGTAGTGGATCAGGTTCGTGTCGAGCGGGACGTGGGACTTCCCCTTCGGCAGGCCGCCGAAGAAGAGGACGCGGCCGTTGACGGCGGCGAGCTCGACGGCGCGGGCCTGGATGTCGGCGGAAGAGCAGGCGGTGATGATGACGTCGGCCCCGCGGCCGCCGGTGAGGCGCTTCAGCTCCTCGCCGGGATCGCCGCAGATCGTGATGAAGGAGGG from Verrucomicrobium sp. GAS474 encodes the following:
- a CDS encoding autotransporter-associated beta strand repeat-containing protein, giving the protein MTAEGYKKNGRGGFILVLVLALFCAAAGRAGAASYYWDSTPATTSWGDSSDWSRYAATGTNGAPSSSATSADTYVFDASTSTSLNDNLSGLTLGSLSFTTNAAAYTLGGNAFSLYKGITTRATTAEAISAGIALAGANTWNVYAGGALNVSGVVSGANSLTLGGGYGGGTVTLSGANTYSGGTILRGGSLNLTGSLNAAGTLNLGGGTLTYAPTAGGSTQAFASTTVSPGLSTVANATAGNNVNLGTITRNAGGLLNVSSVTGTTKAGNGNTNGILGAWATVGSGSSLRYATVTGGNIASYTGATAATTNMGNISSATTNYSFTANVSQILGNVTANTITYTGTGGNWTNALSAANLNGLMNAGTGALTLNFTTLGAINIGTTAAAGNSELVVTTNDQTLTINATINNYTFNTGSLTLGSVGNGTIVLGNSNNYTGGTTITSGTVQLGNAGALSSGTVTLAGGTLQGATGAGLTISNSLVVTGGLSAISSSVATSVLLTGAISGSGTLATEGAGAAGAMVGFTNTSVGGYSGFTGTLLFRTAGQENWSFGSGNTIAATFDFSNATLVMDGSASTRTVGFYGASANQVLKLGELSGGGTIIGSTSGTNTLSVGYLGTDSVFAGAIGVTGGNKDNIALTKEGAGTLVLSGANVYTGSTSVNTGTLQVGNGTSGSIGATSSATVAAGATLSFDMANGSTFSKAIVNSGTVAGVEDPGVTNTLSGVVSGTGGLTQAGAGTTVLTGTDTYTGATSVSAGTLQVGNGTSGSVAATASVSVASGATVAFDMANGSTLSKAISNSGSVVGAEGAGITNTLSGVVSGSGAFTQTGAGTTVLSGANTYTGGTTIQAGKVTLGNAAGLGASANALTILGGATLDLSGNSAVVGALSGSGGGSALLMNSSAATPATLAASSVNPGGALTVGTLTVGGVSDTAKTTLALTNAVLNFDLAGAGSNDKIVLNGKGAVTFTTSQLALTGTIAAGNYTFVTAANNASGIFYNTNLANDLGLTASSIATLASLGLAGTLSQVPDGTGYDITLSITAVAVPEPGTWMLMGMGLAFLGLAAARRRRMA
- a CDS encoding PEP-CTERM sorting domain-containing protein; this translates as MNKQYNLLSLALLSLSLVLPATQAKAQSTLYFGALGTGGSGTWDSGTNGTWNTAVNGDIANITPWINGDVADFAGTAGTVTSTGGMTASGIIFDTAGYTITGSAITLAGPTPTLVMNQNATINASLAGTSGFTVAGTGTLTLGVLPTATGGYSVIGGSTLQFANVGTTGAGTYVSQAIAVGTGSNLVFSNSTSTNESNTSALSGSGNVTISGFGTSYFNLNGTNTESSLTINLTQGSASAASWYVGTVFIGAPTTTPTPNAVNIGTLTVNSGYVEVRQSMTMGGINGTGGAITSDSAASGTILTLNGTGSYTYSGTVGKSANLLGTAIADTARSANVTVNKTGTGTQSIAVGNWTGTTTVSAGTLEVVSANLTGTVTVSGGTLLIDSGTLSGVTSISAGTLELVSGSLTAGSTGLSSGTYVAAGATFNLDSGTAYSGTGAGIKGTVNIGSGGTFYLNNVYGGNVAGSTLGAYLLSTTKFNGAGNLVISGASSTTSGPGYWGFNSTGMINITGTTTINISPAGTSANVGLGIVYANAVNAFSTSSLMDIEAGIFDTRYGQTFAGLTGQAGTYVTNDLTTVAIDTINLASGTQTFQGNIGTASNNGFTVGGNYVGITKTGAGTQILKGTNTYTGATTVSAGALLLNGTGSISASTATVSGVNASNKATYGGAGSIYKTNVGNFGILQVGDANDSTNASRYSLTATGAVTTTSGSALSFILAGTTAGSGYSQLAMGTNLLTIGTGTDLTLTLNYAASVNDAFNIVTGTTAVSGLFASLNGTTTTLADGSTFTLGSDVLRINYGAGGGITLTVLSVPEPSTVVLLGGGALFLAMAIRRRLALERI
- a CDS encoding phosphoglycerate dehydrogenase translates to MGRILVTPRSVTRSGHPSLDRLRAAGHEVVLGPAGRQPSEAELLELLPACEGYLAGVEPVSARVLAAASRLRAISRNGTGIDNVDTEAAQARGIALLRAEGANARGVAELTIGFLFALARGLPVTDARMKERKWERANGIELEGKTLGVVGCGRIGRLVSGMALGIGMKVIAQDLYPDASYRPSPDFRFAPLPELLAAADVVTLHCPPLPGHRPLIDAAALAGMKKGVFLVNTARFDLIDPAAIAAALDSGGIAALALDVFDGEPPQDWSLAAHPRVIASPHIGGFTAESIDRAMDFAVDNLLRALAATPAAH
- a CDS encoding glucose-6-phosphate isomerase family protein; the protein is MPAIELHPETRFIDPFAVDFDLVAGIMKEPKDHLVRRASDMKGHYQDQAAFDRLVADGNPLHYEVFEVPVPHEYGHLMYCISKLQAGKVGDEYFMTKGHYHSRVNTGEIYLALRGEGLMMMKTSDGQCRWERFAPGRMVYVPPYWGHRSINTGSEPLISFCVYPGDAGHNYGDIEKEGFPKRAFDRGGQVVIE
- a CDS encoding shikimate dehydrogenase, which encodes MSAYPPADKPTMYFIGVTTAKSSINRIFPLWAQALGLGDCQLRGIDFKLHDTAENYRAAVDFIKNDPFSRGALVTTHKLDLCAACRDQFDEIDAFSDALGEVSSIYKRDGRILGRAVDPFSSGLALEAFLPADYWIKNPEAEVLILGAGGSAVALAWHLVQERHGANKPRRIHVANRSTPRLHHLRQVHAGWHTPVELLIHHVPQAEMSDALVAKLPPGSLIVNGTGLGKDAPGSPLTDAVVFPERAYVWEFNYRGNLVFLDQARAQEKSRSLFVEDGWIYFIHGWTRVIADVFDAEIPPRGPVFDRLSEIAKEAR
- a CDS encoding FGGY family carbohydrate kinase; protein product: MASLVGIDIGTQGVKAALYTADGLCLAEAFRPSRPLRPEPGTVEEDPEFQYTSALEVVAECLAKAGEPGRDVAALGIAGQMAGVLGIDRAGRAVTPYDSWLDTRCSAQIVEMSREAGDEILGKTGNAPSFNHGPKILWWKQTRPEAYARIHAFVQPGGYVAMRLCGLDGAEAFIDATYLHFSGYADTRRRAWDADLCARFGIDPGKLPRIVAPHEVVGRISSEAARASGLPEGLPVVAGCGDTAASFLSCGATREGICVDVAGTASVFAATTSEFIADPSRTLGCGPSVVPGLWHPYAYVNGGGQNLEWFRGTILKGRLSFEELNRLPEVADADPLRDASLPFFVPHLGGRVSPNWPALRGGWVGLGWDASEGTLFRSMLEGVALEYGLYRRALRALLPGFEIGEIRITGGGEKSAPWNRIKADRLRADVVGIARAGGAPVGAALLAGHGVGLFPALATAADCWTVLGARTRPAADPRIAALGEARIGRYAALLDALHGWSAAS